From one Rhizobium rosettiformans genomic stretch:
- the ndk gene encoding nucleoside-diphosphate kinase: MAIERTFSMIKPDATKRNLTGAITKVFEDNGLRVVASKRVWMSQREAEGFYAVHKERPFFGELVEGMTSGPTVVQVLEGENAILKNREIMGATNPANADEGTIRKMFALSIGENSVHGSDAPETAAQEISYWFADTEIVG, translated from the coding sequence ATGGCGATTGAACGCACCTTCTCGATGATCAAGCCCGACGCCACCAAGCGCAACCTGACCGGCGCCATCACCAAGGTCTTCGAAGACAACGGCCTGCGCGTCGTTGCTTCGAAGCGCGTTTGGATGAGCCAGCGCGAAGCCGAAGGCTTCTACGCCGTTCACAAGGAACGCCCTTTCTTTGGCGAACTGGTTGAAGGCATGACCTCGGGCCCGACCGTCGTTCAGGTTCTCGAAGGCGAAAACGCCATCCTCAAGAACCGCGAAATCATGGGCGCCACCAACCCGGCCAATGCTGACGAAGGCACCATCCGCAAGATGTTCGCCCTCTCGATCGGCGAAAACTCGGTTCACGGTTCGGACGCTCCGGAAACCGCTGCCCAGGAAATCAGTTACTGGTTCGCCGACACCGAGATCGTCGGCTGA
- a CDS encoding DinB family protein, with protein sequence MQNYQMLADYNAWANRLLYSAVADLSTEELHRDTGAFFGSIFATLSHILTADRIWLNRFTGEGPMPRALDERPYDDFEDLRAARLEEDTRIIRYAQSLTAEKIERPFTYSPVGSSEVLALKLWPALTHVFNHQTHHRGQVHAGLTGLGKPSLSLDLIYFVRGEGQQWL encoded by the coding sequence ATGCAGAACTATCAGATGCTCGCGGACTACAATGCCTGGGCCAACAGGCTGCTTTATTCTGCCGTCGCGGACCTCTCGACCGAAGAACTCCACCGCGATACCGGCGCCTTCTTTGGATCGATCTTCGCCACGCTGAGCCACATCCTAACCGCAGACCGGATCTGGCTGAACCGGTTCACCGGCGAAGGCCCGATGCCCCGCGCGCTGGATGAGCGCCCCTATGATGACTTCGAGGATCTGCGAGCGGCTCGGCTGGAAGAAGACACACGGATCATCCGCTATGCGCAGAGCCTGACCGCGGAGAAAATCGAGCGGCCGTTCACCTATTCGCCGGTCGGTTCATCCGAGGTCCTGGCGCTGAAGCTCTGGCCGGCACTCACCCATGTCTTCAATCACCAGACCCATCATCGCGGACAGGTGCATGCCGGATTGACAGGACTGGGCAAGCCGAGCCTCAGCCTCGACCTGATCTATTTCGTCCGCGGCGAGGGCCAGCAGTGGCTTTGA
- a CDS encoding glutathione S-transferase family protein produces MTMTLYSLCGADAARPFSPHCWKVVMALHHKGLDFEERPLAFTAIPTVEGGFSKTVPILRDGQELISDSFRIALYLEEAYPEQPSLFGGQGGVAAARLVEGYSQHVVHGAITKIALVDIHDMLAPTDQAYFRKSREERLGRTLEDMAAGRDAAIAALPAALQPLRHMLAFQPFVGGATPLFGDYILFGALQWLRVTTGAIHLPADDPVSLWFDRCLELHDGVAREVA; encoded by the coding sequence ATGACGATGACCCTCTATTCGCTGTGCGGCGCCGATGCCGCGCGTCCCTTCTCGCCCCATTGCTGGAAGGTCGTGATGGCCCTTCATCACAAGGGACTGGACTTCGAAGAGCGGCCGCTCGCCTTCACGGCGATCCCAACTGTCGAAGGCGGGTTCTCCAAAACGGTCCCGATCCTCCGGGACGGCCAGGAACTGATCTCCGACAGCTTTCGGATCGCGCTCTATCTGGAGGAGGCCTATCCCGAGCAGCCGAGCCTGTTCGGCGGACAGGGCGGGGTCGCCGCGGCACGCCTGGTCGAGGGCTATTCGCAGCATGTGGTCCACGGCGCGATCACGAAGATCGCCCTCGTCGACATCCACGACATGCTCGCGCCCACCGACCAGGCCTATTTCCGCAAGAGCCGTGAGGAAAGACTCGGACGGACCTTGGAGGACATGGCCGCCGGTCGCGACGCCGCAATTGCCGCCTTGCCCGCAGCGCTCCAGCCACTCCGCCACATGCTGGCCTTCCAGCCCTTCGTCGGTGGAGCAACCCCGCTCTTTGGTGACTATATTCTGTTCGGTGCCTTGCAATGGCTGAGGGTCACCACGGGCGCCATTCACCTGCCGGCGGATGATCCGGTGAGCCTCTGGTTCGACCGCTGTCTCGAACTCCATGACGGCGTCGCCCGTGAGGTCGCCTGA
- a CDS encoding SDR family oxidoreductase translates to MQNGIPKVALVTGSAKRLGRAIAEDLAAHGFAVALHANGSLDAAEAVARDLRSEGKRAIALKADLGNIFETGSLIPQTEAEFGPVGLLVNNASIFEDDSAVDFDPEIFDRHFNLHVRAPAILSGALVKALPEGRSGLIVNIIDQRVLALKPTFFSYTLSKATLWTATQTLAQAFSPRVRVNAIGPGPTLISERQRPEDFQAQVDSLPLKRGPSLDEFGRTIRFLFDTPSITGQMIALDGGQHLIWHGTEINE, encoded by the coding sequence ATGCAAAACGGCATCCCGAAGGTGGCTTTGGTCACTGGATCCGCAAAACGACTTGGCCGCGCCATCGCCGAAGACTTGGCCGCTCATGGTTTTGCCGTGGCATTGCATGCGAACGGTTCGCTGGATGCGGCAGAGGCGGTGGCCCGCGACTTGCGATCCGAGGGAAAACGCGCCATTGCGCTGAAGGCGGACCTTGGTAACATTTTCGAGACCGGATCTCTGATTCCGCAGACCGAGGCCGAATTCGGGCCTGTCGGGCTGCTCGTCAACAATGCCTCGATCTTCGAAGACGACTCTGCGGTCGATTTCGATCCCGAAATCTTCGACCGCCACTTCAATCTGCATGTCCGGGCTCCGGCGATATTGAGCGGCGCCCTCGTCAAGGCGCTGCCTGAGGGTCGATCGGGCCTAATCGTCAACATCATCGACCAGCGCGTGCTGGCGCTGAAGCCGACCTTCTTTTCCTATACGCTGTCCAAGGCGACGCTCTGGACAGCCACCCAGACGCTCGCCCAGGCCTTCTCTCCGCGGGTGCGGGTGAATGCGATCGGCCCCGGCCCCACCTTGATTTCGGAGAGGCAGCGGCCGGAAGATTTCCAGGCGCAGGTGGACAGCCTTCCGCTGAAACGAGGCCCGTCGCTCGACGAATTCGGGCGAACGATCCGCTTTCTTTTTGACACGCCGTCGATCACCGGCCAAATGATCGCCTTGGATGGGGGCCAGCATCTGATTTGGCACGGCACGGAGATCAATGAATGA
- the moaD gene encoding molybdopterin converting factor subunit 1 translates to MVKLVYFAWVRERIGKGEEELDIPAEVKTAGDLVSWLATLGEGYEEALRFPKAIRVAVNQEHVEHHEAIAGAREIGIFPPMTGG, encoded by the coding sequence ATGGTGAAGCTCGTCTACTTCGCCTGGGTTCGCGAGCGTATCGGCAAGGGTGAGGAAGAACTCGACATCCCGGCCGAGGTCAAAACGGCCGGCGATCTTGTATCCTGGCTTGCAACGCTCGGCGAAGGCTATGAGGAGGCCTTGCGCTTCCCCAAGGCAATCCGCGTTGCGGTCAATCAGGAACATGTCGAACACCATGAAGCAATCGCGGGCGCCCGTGAGATCGGGATCTTTCCGCCGATGACCGGCGGCTGA
- a CDS encoding molybdenum cofactor biosynthesis protein MoaE, giving the protein MTAKPAPTIRVQRDDFDAAAESRGLTAGRKDIGAIVSFVGLCRDEAGTLSALELEHYPGMAEAEMMRIGRLAIERFSLLGLTAIHRFGRVEAGEQIVLVIAAAPHRQAAFDGANFVMDFLKTSAPFWKKEHNQDGSSGDWVAAKDADDSAWDRWSR; this is encoded by the coding sequence GTGACGGCCAAGCCTGCCCCCACCATCCGCGTGCAGCGGGACGATTTCGATGCCGCAGCAGAATCGCGCGGCTTGACAGCCGGCCGCAAGGATATCGGCGCCATCGTCTCCTTCGTTGGCCTTTGCCGCGACGAGGCGGGCACGCTTTCCGCGCTCGAACTGGAACATTATCCGGGCATGGCTGAAGCCGAGATGATGCGGATCGGCAGATTGGCGATCGAGCGCTTCTCGCTTCTAGGGCTCACCGCCATCCACCGCTTCGGGCGGGTCGAGGCCGGAGAACAGATCGTCCTCGTCATTGCCGCCGCCCCCCATCGTCAGGCCGCCTTCGACGGCGCCAATTTCGTCATGGATTTCCTGAAGACCTCCGCGCCCTTCTGGAAGAAGGAACACAATCAGGATGGGTCGAGCGGCGACTGGGTCGCGGCCAAGGATGCCGACGACAGCGCGTGGGATCGGTGGAGCCGATAG
- the uvrC gene encoding excinuclease ABC subunit UvrC has product MNGGKLPDGGILYDGTEDDDDEVAVEVEASRPGVEIDWHVDGLDETGLTGADLIAEFVKRLPNAPGVYRMLNKAGEVMYVGKARSLKKRVSNYAQGRVHSNRLSRMVRDTVHMEFVTTRTEVEALLLEANLIKRLRPRFNVLLRDDKSFPYILITGDTRSPAIYKHRGARARKGDYFGPFASASAVGRTINSLQRAFLLRTCTDSVFESRTRPCLLYQIKRCSGPCTHEISDQDYAGLVREAKDFLSGKSQNVKEAMARAMNEAAEDLDFERAAVFRDRLAGLSHVQSHQGINPAGVDEADVFAIHHEGGLSCIQVFFFRASQNWGNQAYFPKADPQLSAAEVLNSFLAQFYDDKPVPRLILLSEEVEEQDLLATALSEKAGHKVAISVPQRGEKKDLVDHVNANAREAHGRKLAETASQSRLLAGLAETFQLPYVPRRIEIYDNSHIMGTNAVGGMVVAGPEGFVKGQYRKFNIKSTDITPGDDFGMMREVMTRRFSRLLKEEGKPDRSVAPEDSADTPFPAWPDVILIDGGQGQMSAVRKILADLDITESVIAIGVAKGVDRDAGRERFFVDGKPDFTLPPRDPVLYFIQRMRDEAHRFAIGSHRARRKKEMVKNPLDEISGIGPTRKRALLQHFGTAKAVSRAAVSDLMAVEGISEAVARLIYNHFHESSGD; this is encoded by the coding sequence ATGAATGGAGGAAAGCTGCCCGACGGCGGCATTCTCTATGACGGCACGGAAGACGATGACGACGAAGTTGCGGTCGAGGTGGAAGCCTCCCGCCCCGGCGTCGAGATCGACTGGCATGTCGATGGCCTTGATGAAACAGGGCTCACCGGCGCCGATCTGATTGCCGAATTCGTCAAGCGGCTGCCCAATGCGCCTGGCGTCTATCGCATGCTGAACAAGGCCGGCGAGGTCATGTATGTCGGCAAGGCGCGCAGCCTGAAGAAGCGCGTCAGCAATTATGCCCAGGGCCGTGTGCATTCGAACCGCCTGTCACGCATGGTGCGGGACACGGTGCATATGGAATTCGTCACGACCCGAACCGAGGTCGAGGCCCTGCTGCTCGAAGCCAACCTGATCAAGCGCCTGCGTCCACGCTTCAACGTGCTGTTGCGCGACGACAAGAGCTTTCCCTATATCCTGATCACCGGAGATACCCGGTCGCCCGCGATCTACAAGCATCGTGGCGCCCGTGCCCGCAAGGGCGACTATTTTGGCCCCTTTGCTTCGGCGAGTGCTGTCGGCCGCACGATCAACTCGCTGCAGCGCGCGTTCCTTCTGCGCACCTGTACCGACAGCGTCTTCGAAAGCCGCACACGGCCCTGCCTACTCTATCAAATCAAGCGCTGTTCGGGCCCCTGCACGCATGAGATCAGCGATCAGGATTATGCCGGCCTCGTGCGCGAGGCGAAGGACTTCCTGTCGGGCAAGAGCCAGAACGTCAAGGAAGCCATGGCGCGCGCCATGAACGAGGCGGCCGAGGATCTCGACTTCGAGCGCGCCGCCGTGTTTCGCGACCGGCTTGCGGGCCTCAGCCATGTCCAGAGCCATCAGGGCATCAATCCGGCGGGTGTGGACGAGGCCGACGTCTTTGCTATCCATCACGAAGGCGGGCTGTCCTGCATTCAGGTGTTCTTTTTCCGCGCCAGTCAGAACTGGGGCAACCAGGCCTATTTCCCCAAGGCCGATCCGCAGCTCAGCGCAGCCGAAGTGCTCAACTCCTTCCTTGCGCAATTCTATGACGACAAGCCCGTGCCCCGTCTGATCCTTCTGTCCGAAGAGGTCGAGGAACAGGACCTGCTGGCGACTGCGCTTTCCGAAAAGGCCGGCCACAAGGTGGCGATCAGTGTGCCACAACGCGGGGAAAAGAAGGATCTCGTCGATCATGTGAATGCCAATGCGCGAGAGGCGCATGGCCGCAAGCTCGCCGAAACCGCCTCGCAGTCACGGCTGCTGGCCGGTCTCGCCGAAACCTTCCAGCTGCCTTACGTGCCGCGCCGGATCGAGATCTATGACAACTCCCATATCATGGGCACCAATGCCGTCGGCGGCATGGTGGTCGCCGGGCCTGAAGGCTTCGTGAAGGGGCAGTACCGCAAGTTCAACATCAAATCGACCGACATCACGCCGGGCGACGACTTCGGCATGATGCGCGAAGTGATGACCCGGCGCTTCTCGCGCCTGCTGAAGGAAGAGGGCAAGCCGGATCGCAGTGTGGCGCCCGAGGACAGTGCGGACACCCCCTTCCCTGCCTGGCCGGATGTGATCCTGATCGACGGTGGTCAGGGCCAGATGTCGGCAGTCCGCAAGATCCTTGCCGATCTCGACATCACCGAGAGCGTGATCGCCATCGGCGTTGCCAAGGGTGTGGATCGCGACGCGGGGCGCGAGCGCTTCTTCGTTGACGGCAAGCCCGACTTCACGCTGCCGCCGCGCGACCCGGTCCTCTATTTCATCCAGCGCATGCGCGACGAAGCGCATCGGTTTGCGATCGGCTCGCATAGGGCGCGGCGCAAGAAGGAAATGGTCAAGAACCCGCTCGACGAGATCTCCGGTATCGGCCCGACGCGCAAGCGGGCGCTGCTGCAGCATTTCGGCACAGCCAAGGCCGTGTCCCGGGCGGCGGTCAGCGATCTGATGGCCGTCGAGGGCATCTCGGAAGCCGTGGCGCGGCTGATCTACAACCATTTTCACGAAAGCAGCGGTGACTGA
- the pgsA gene encoding CDP-diacylglycerol--glycerol-3-phosphate 3-phosphatidyltransferase: MASRAYNIPNLLTYARILAVPLIVVCFFLEGRLQSSDFARWSALTIFVVASITDYLDGYLARIWNQTSNIGKMLDPIADKLLIASVLLLMAADGTIAGWSLWAAITILCREILVSGLREYLAALKVSVPVTQIAKWKTTAQMFALAFLLAGPAGDKVLPYTTEAGITLLWIAAILTIYTGYDYFRAGAKHMVD, encoded by the coding sequence ATGGCTTCGCGCGCATACAACATCCCCAATCTCCTCACCTACGCCCGCATCCTGGCCGTGCCGCTGATCGTTGTCTGCTTCTTCCTCGAAGGCCGTCTGCAGAGCTCCGACTTTGCGCGGTGGTCAGCGCTGACGATCTTTGTCGTCGCCTCGATCACTGACTATCTCGATGGCTATCTCGCCCGGATCTGGAACCAGACCTCGAATATCGGCAAGATGCTGGACCCGATCGCCGACAAGCTGCTGATCGCCTCCGTTCTGCTCTTGATGGCAGCAGACGGCACGATCGCGGGCTGGTCGCTCTGGGCTGCCATCACCATTCTGTGCCGCGAGATCCTGGTGTCCGGGCTGCGTGAATATCTGGCGGCGCTGAAGGTGTCCGTGCCTGTGACCCAGATTGCAAAGTGGAAGACGACCGCGCAGATGTTTGCGCTCGCCTTCCTGCTCGCCGGTCCCGCAGGCGACAAGGTGCTGCCCTATACGACGGAGGCCGGCATCACGCTCCTCTGGATCGCCGCGATCCTGACCATCTATACCGGCTACGACTATTTCCGCGCCGGCGCGAAGCACATGGTCGATTGA